A window of the Malaclemys terrapin pileata isolate rMalTer1 chromosome 6, rMalTer1.hap1, whole genome shotgun sequence genome harbors these coding sequences:
- the ALDOB gene encoding fructose-bisphosphate aldolase B produces MTHQFPALTPEQKKALSGIAQRIVAPGKGILAADESVGTMGSRLQRIKVENTEENRRAFREILFSSDASINQSIGGVIFFHETLYQKDSSGKPFPDVIKDKGIVVGIKLDKGTAPLAGTNGETTIQGLDGLAERCAQYKKDGADFGKWRAVLKITDTTPSTLAIQENANTLARYASICQQHGLVPIVEPEILPDGDHDLQRCQYVTEKVLAAVYKALNDHHVYLEGTLLKPNMVTAGHSCPKKYTPQEVAMATVTALHRTVPAAVPGICFLSGGQSEEEASLNLNAINQCPLPKPWKLTFSYGRALQASALAAWSGKPENKKATQEAFCKRAQINGLASKGQYVVSGKSDAAAKQSLFTASYTY; encoded by the exons ATGACCCACCAGTTTCCAGCGCTGACTCCGGAGCAGAAGAAGGCCCTGTCTGGCATAGCACAGCGGATTGTGGCTCCAGGGAAGGGGATCCTGGCTGCAGATGAGTCTGTGG GTACTATGGGGAGCAGACTGCAGAGGATCAAGGTGGAGAACACAGAGGAAAATCGCCGCGCCTTCCGAGAGATCCTCTTTTCTTCAGATGCCTCCATCAATCAGAGCATTGGGGGCGTGATCTTCTTCCATGAGACCCTCTATCAGAAGGACAGCAGTGGAAAGCCATTCCCAGATGTCATCAAAGACAAAGGCATTGTGGTGGGAATAAAG CTAGATAAAGGAACAGCCCCGCTGGCAGGaacaaatggagaaaccaccattCAAG GGCTGGATGGGCTCGCTGAGCGCTGCGCACAGTATAAGAAGGATGGCGCTGATTTTGGCAAGTGGCGTGCTGTGCTGAAGATCACAGACACAACTCCCTCCACTCTAGCCATCCAGGAGAATGCCAACACGCTGGCACGCTATGCCAGCATCTGCCAGCAG CATGGGTTGGTGCCCATTGTAGAACCGGAGATCCTACCCGATGGAGACCATGACCTCCAGCGCTGTCAGTATGTTACAGAGAAG GTCCTGGCTGCTGTCTACAAGGCCCTGAATGATCATCATGTCTACCTGGAGGGAACACTGCTGAAACCCAATATGGTGACTGCTGGGCATTCCTGCCCCAAGAAGTACACCCCTCAGGAGGTAGCCATGGCAACAGTCACTGCCCTCCATCGCACTGTTCCTGCCGCTGTTCCTG GAATCTGTTTCCTGTCTGGAGGCCAAAGTGAAGAGGAAGCTTCTCTCAACCTCAATGCTATcaaccagtgccctttgcccAAACCCTGGAAGCTGACCTTCTCATATGGACGGGCTCTGCAGGCGTCAGCACTTGCTGCATGGTCTGGCAAACCTGAGAACAAGAAGGCTACTCAAGAGGCATTTTGCAAACGGGCACAG attaATGGGTTAGCATCCAAAGGACAATATGTTGTCTCTGGAAAGAGTGATGCAGCTGCGAAACAGTCCCTTTTCACTGCCAGCTACACGTACTAG
- the MRPL50 gene encoding 39S ribosomal protein L50, mitochondrial: MATSCGLARAWRRLSLGVPPRRALWGGLRKKVREPEVVETAVLVKEPPILVCPPPRSRKYLPPEDLQSRLESHVREIFGPSLSEEWQKASLKESKLKYRLLAQLAAELGHAVPNSRLHQMCTAGDVFAFYSTQVKDASKFDELCTAELPSNLKIMWEH; encoded by the exons ATGGCGACCTCCTGCGGGCTCGCGCGTGCCTGGAGGCGGCTGAGTCTGGGGGTCCCGCCGCGCAGGGCATTGTGGGGCGGCCTGAG GAAGAAGGTGAGAGAACCAGAAGTGGTTGAAACAGCTGTTCTAGTGAAAGAGCCACCCATCCTGGTATGTCCCCCACCACGCAGTAGGAAGTACCTTCCCCCAGAGGATCTCCAGAGTCGTCTTGAGTCTCATGTCAGGGAAATCTTTGGACCCTCACTCTCTGAGGAGTGGCAAAAGGCCTCACTAAAAGAAAGCAAGTTAAAGTATCGCCTGCTGGCGCAACTGGCTGCAGAACTAGGCCATGCGGTCCCCAATTCACGACTCCACCAAATGTGCACTGCTGGGGATGTCTTCGCTTTCTACAGCACGCAGGTCAAAGATGCCTCAAAATTTGATGAGCTATGCACTGCAGAGCTGCCTTCAAACTTAAAGATTATGTGGGAACACTGA